In a single window of the Papaver somniferum cultivar HN1 chromosome 8, ASM357369v1, whole genome shotgun sequence genome:
- the LOC113305530 gene encoding uncharacterized protein LOC113305530 produces MVDSAEEWFYSLPQGSITSWNDMQKVFLEKYFPASKAATIRKAISGIEQIVGETLYDYWERYKKLLSRRPHHQINEKLIVQYFYDGMLQSERNIIDADSGGALTNKTIDGAIKLIENMAANTQQFNTRGSSMARRVNEASSSSHLEDRMGNIEKMMQQMAAVLIPSYEEDAEQVNAMFPNQRHGYDPYSNTYNPSWKDQPNFSYANKQAAVSNPVFGRQGGFQQPQFQQQHQKQSQSSNLEEMIKVMMQETKGISQKQDTILQKNLQYQQNNDADVKDLQFQMGKMVTDAPKLELKQLLDHLKYAYLGDK; encoded by the exons atgGTAG ATTCTGCGGAAGAATGGTTTTACAGCCTTCCACAAGGAAGTATTACATCATGGAATGATATGCAGAAAGTGTTTTTAGAAAAGTACTTTCCCGCTTCCAAAGCAGCAACTATTCGTAAAGCAATAAGTGGAATTGAGCAAATTGTTGGTGAAACTCTTTACGATTACTGGGAAAGGTACAAGAAGTTGCTGTCTAGACGTCCACACCACCAAATAAATGAGAAACTCATAGTGCAGTACTTTTATGATGGAATGCTTCAATCAGAGAGAAATATCATAGATGCGGATAGTGGTGGTGCGTTAACCAACAAAACCATTGATGGAGCCATAAAACTTATCGAGAATATGGCTGCAAACACGCAGCAATTTAATACAAGAGGCTCATCGATGGCTAGGAGGGTCAATGAAGCTAGTTCTTCCTCACACTTAGAGGATAGAATGGGTAATATCGAGAAGATGATGCAACAAATGGCAGCCGTGCTCATTCCTTCTTATGAAGAAGACGCAGAACAGGTGAACGCTATGTTTCCAAATCAGAGGCAtgggtatgatccctactctaatacttataatcctagTTGGAAAGATCAACCTAATTTCAGTTATGCGAACAAGCAAGCTGCAGTTTCCAACCCAGTTTTCGGgcgacaaggtggttttcaacaaccacaattccagcaacAACATCAAAAGCAAAGCCAAAGCTCTAATTTAGAGGAGATGATCAAGGTTATGATGCAAGAAACAAAGGGTATTTCCCAGAAACAAGATACAATATTGCAAAAAAACCTACAATATCAACAAAATAATGATGCTGATGTCAAAGATCTACAATTCCAAATGGGGAAAATGGTGACCGAC GCACCGAAACTTGAATTGAAGCAGCTTCTAGACCACCTAAAAtacgcgtacttgggtgataaataa